CCCATCAGAGTTCATCCACCATTTCACCGGCGTGCCTGCGAAACAGCAACATCCCGAAAATGCACAAGGCGACGCTCAGCAAGGCAACCGCCCACAGGTCGCTCCAATGCGGCCATGCAGCGCTGATGAAAATACCCTGGTAAGCGACGATCAGTGCGCTCATCGGATTAAATTTGAGCAAGGTCTGCACGCCGGCAGGCAGGGTCGACACCGTATAGACAATCGGCGTAAACCAGAACCAGAACTGCAGCACGATGCCGAACAGCTGGCCGATATCGCGGAAGAAGACGTTCAACACGCCGAGCACAATGCCGAGGCCAACCGAAAACAGCACTTGTATCAGCAGCAGCGGCAGCATCGCGAAGAAGACCCAGCCAGGGAAATTGCCAGAAACCAGCAAGAAACCAAGGAACAAGGCGAAGATGATGGAGAAATTCAAGCCCGCGTTCAGCACCGTAATGATGGGTAGGCAGATGCGCGGAAAATTGAGCTTCTTGATCATGTTGCCATTTTCCAGGAACACGTTCTGCATGCGCGATACCGTCTCGGTAAAAAAACCCCAGGTCAGCAAGCCTGCGCAAAGATAAATCCCGTAGGCGAACTGGCTGCCGGCATTCGGCAGACGCGCATGCATGAGCTGCGAAAAAATCACCGTATAGACCACGATCATGGCCAGCGGATTCAGCACCATCCAGGCGGCGCCCAGCATCGAATTGCGATAGCGCGACTGGAACTCGCGCCTGACGCTGCCGCCAATGAAGCCGCGATAGTGCCAGATCGAACGCAACAACGTTTGCGCCTTGCTCTTCTGCATAATGGTCAGCACTTTCAGCACTATTTGCACCTGCCGTATTTGTCGTCAAAGCGCACGATATCGTCTTCGCCCAGATAGGCGCCGCTCTGCACTTCGATCATGACCAGCTCCAGCAAGCCAGGGTTTTCAAGGCGATGCCGGGTGCCGGCGGGGATGTAGGTCGACTCGTTGGTGTTGACGTAGATTTCGCGGTCGCCGTTGACCACCTTGGCCATGCCGTGCACCACGACCCAGTGCTCGCTGCGGTGATGATGCATCTGCAGCGACAGCGATGCGCCCTGCTTGACCACGATGCGCTTGATCTTGAAGTTGGGGCCTTGCTCCAGCAAGGTATAGCTGCCCCACGGGCGGAACACCGTGCGATGCAGTTTATAGGTATCGTGCTCGCTGCTCTTGAGCTGCTGCACCACCTTCTTCACGTTCTG
The sequence above is a segment of the Collimonas sp. PA-H2 genome. Coding sequences within it:
- a CDS encoding ABC transporter permease; the protein is MQKSKAQTLLRSIWHYRGFIGGSVRREFQSRYRNSMLGAAWMVLNPLAMIVVYTVIFSQLMHARLPNAGSQFAYGIYLCAGLLTWGFFTETVSRMQNVFLENGNMIKKLNFPRICLPIITVLNAGLNFSIIFALFLGFLLVSGNFPGWVFFAMLPLLLIQVLFSVGLGIVLGVLNVFFRDIGQLFGIVLQFWFWFTPIVYTVSTLPAGVQTLLKFNPMSALIVAYQGIFISAAWPHWSDLWAVALLSVALCIFGMLLFRRHAGEMVDEL